A window of the Helianthus annuus cultivar XRQ/B chromosome 4, HanXRQr2.0-SUNRISE, whole genome shotgun sequence genome harbors these coding sequences:
- the LOC110932881 gene encoding uncharacterized protein LOC110932881 produces MADRVNVNDDDEARRNEIRTMVVEEVKKAIEASIPRLAQEVEGQVLEVANTMVTSKVEELKEMISELQVKKSKRRCTYKEFMACNPLPYKGDVDPIACQRWISSTEAVFTRSRCEVEDQVMFATGLLQFRAKDWWDAYSKELGDDKVQSLTWQEFKESFLKYYSPQSAIDKIQEDFLRLRQKDETIDEITNKFLERVKFCEEIAGTERQRIVRYHAMLKAEYREFVNPSKCATLNELIDWARDREIEIKRQVERGEKRVAEKPTNASPSKKARHQDQSKKGKASGEIPTCKTCGKHYSGECLSGKKGCYKCGREGHPFYRCPENSKACYNCNEPGHIKAECPKLQQGAKRDGKKDEPPQGSRKDVSVNLG; encoded by the coding sequence ATGGCTGATAGAGTGAACGTGAATGACGACGATGAAGCACGCCGAAATGAAATAAGAACTATGGTTGTGGAAGAGGTAAAGAAAGCAATTGAGGCTAGTATACCCCGACTAGCTCAGGAAGTCGAGGGGCAAGTATTGGAGGTAGCTAATACCATGGTAACATCTAAGGTggaagaattgaaagaaatgattaGTGAACTGCAAGTGAAGAAAAGCAAACGGAGATGTACGTACAAAGAGTTCATGGCATGTAATCCCTTACCATACAAAGGGGATGTTGATCCGATAGCTTGCCAAAGGTGGATTTCAAGCACTGAAGCCGTGTTTACACGAAGTAGATGTGAAGTGGAAGATCAAGTAATGTTTGCCACGGGCCTCCTACAATTTCgagcaaaagattggtgggatgcaTACTCGAAGGAATTGGGGGATGATAAAGTACAGTCGTTAACATGGCAAGAATTCAAGGAGTCATTCCTGAAATATTATAGTCCACAATCCGCAATTGATAAGATTCAGGAAGACTTCTTGCGTCTCAGACAGAAGGATGAAACGATTGACGAGATAACAAACAAGTTCCTTGAAAGGGTGAAGTTCTGTGAGGAGATAGCGGGGACGGAGAGGCAAAGGATTGTACGTTACCATGCTATGCTAAAGGCCGAATATCGGGAATTTGTAAATCCCTCCAAGTGTGCAACGTTGAATGAACTAATTGATTGGGCAAGAGATAGAGAAATTGAAATAAAAAGGCAGGTTGAACGGGGAGAGAAAAGAGTAGCGGAGAAGCCTACCAACGCAAGCCCATCGAAAAAGGCAAGACACCAAGATCAAAGCAAGAAAGGGAAAGCAAGTGGTGAAATCCCGACCTGCAAGACGTGTGGGAAGCATTATTCGGGTGAATGTTTGTCGGGAAAGAAGGGGTGCTACAAATGTGGGCGAGAAGGACATCCGTTTTATAGGTGCCCAGAAAACTCAAAGGCGTGTTACAATTGCAATGAACCGGGGCACATTAAAGCGGAATGTCCGAAACTCCAACAAGGGGCAAAGAGAGATGGAAAGAAGGACGAGCCCCCCCAAGGCTCGCGGAAGGATGTTTCAGTTAACCTCGGATGA